One Virgibacillus proomii DNA window includes the following coding sequences:
- a CDS encoding helix-turn-helix domain-containing protein: MNGMINSNVENNARGLLPYPIIIAANKGEPEAMKVVVLHYGSYMTSLSMRKLRDEQGSTYWSIDEDIRERLRAKLMQSVLAFKI, translated from the coding sequence ATGAATGGGATGATTAATTCTAATGTTGAAAACAACGCGCGTGGTTTATTGCCGTATCCAATTATTATAGCTGCGAATAAGGGTGAGCCAGAAGCAATGAAAGTAGTTGTTCTGCATTATGGAAGCTACATGACAAGCCTATCCATGCGTAAGCTCCGTGATGAGCAGGGAAGTACTTATTGGAGCATTGATGAAGATATACGCGAACGCTTACGAGCGAAGCTTATGCAATCTGTTTTAGCTTTCAAAATTTGA
- a CDS encoding ABC transporter ATP-binding protein, with the protein MRPIIQTNHVSKKYKDLQAVKDVSLNVNKGEIYGFIGLNGAGKTTTIRMLLGMIRPTQGTCFIKGEKVSRTNHRIWRNVGYMVETPHSYPELTVEENLEIYRRLRMISNPNIISKVMNQLNLTQYAQKKAGNLSLGNAQRLGIAKALLHTPEILILDEPVNGLDPAGIVEIRELLQDLAFNKGVTILISSHLLSEVAKIATKIGIIHEGQLIQEIESIKLNQLLHQCLIIDSRDNKAVVIKLSAAGYTPVLNKNGLIETYNKKAIQHPDEISRLLVYEGFPPTRLSLEEENLESYFLRIIERKGEMLQ; encoded by the coding sequence TTGCGTCCTATCATTCAAACGAACCACGTATCAAAAAAATACAAAGATCTTCAGGCCGTAAAAGATGTTTCTTTAAATGTTAATAAGGGCGAAATTTATGGTTTTATCGGGTTAAACGGGGCGGGAAAGACTACAACAATTCGAATGTTACTTGGGATGATTCGTCCAACTCAAGGTACTTGCTTTATAAAGGGTGAAAAAGTAAGTCGCACTAATCATCGTATTTGGAGAAATGTAGGGTACATGGTTGAAACTCCCCATTCCTATCCCGAACTCACTGTCGAAGAAAATCTTGAGATTTATCGGCGGCTTAGAATGATTTCAAATCCCAATATAATATCGAAAGTGATGAATCAACTTAATTTAACACAATATGCCCAAAAAAAAGCGGGAAACCTCTCTTTAGGGAACGCCCAACGTCTAGGGATTGCTAAAGCCCTTCTTCATACGCCGGAGATATTAATTTTGGATGAGCCAGTCAATGGCTTGGATCCTGCGGGGATTGTGGAAATCAGAGAGTTACTTCAGGATCTAGCGTTTAATAAGGGAGTTACTATTTTAATCTCAAGTCATCTTCTTAGTGAAGTAGCCAAAATTGCTACCAAAATTGGCATCATTCATGAAGGGCAGTTAATACAAGAAATTGAATCAATCAAATTAAATCAACTTCTTCATCAATGTCTTATCATTGATTCTCGTGATAATAAGGCAGTTGTAATTAAACTATCAGCCGCTGGATATACGCCAGTTCTAAATAAGAATGGATTAATTGAGACTTACAATAAAAAAGCTATTCAACATCCAGATGAGATATCCCGTTTGCTTGTTTACGAAGGATTTCCCCCAACTAGATTGTCATTGGAGGAAGAGAACTTAGAATCCTATTTTCTAAGAATAATCGAAAGGAAAGGAGAAATGTTGCAATGA
- a CDS encoding TetR/AcrR family transcriptional regulator: MSRRFNEYEKQFIANSLIEQGKILFSKFGFQKTSILEITKNVGIAQGTFYKFFNSKEELYFVILEMEEEKIKEQFTNVDIFKENQPNKAIKSMLRQMIKTIETNPLIRELYFGSNMEKMLRKLPPEVLEKHFNNDATSLLSLIEKWKNEGIIVEVNPQIIAGILRSLFVLTLHQKEIGVEVYQETMDLFIDLTVDGLIKEE, translated from the coding sequence ATGTCAAGGAGATTTAATGAATATGAAAAGCAATTCATCGCCAATTCTTTAATAGAACAAGGAAAGATTCTTTTTAGCAAATTCGGATTTCAAAAAACAAGTATTCTTGAAATTACTAAAAATGTTGGTATTGCACAAGGAACTTTTTATAAATTCTTTAATTCAAAGGAAGAATTATATTTTGTGATACTTGAAATGGAAGAAGAGAAAATAAAAGAACAATTTACTAATGTAGATATTTTCAAAGAAAACCAACCGAACAAAGCAATCAAGAGTATGCTTAGACAAATGATCAAAACAATCGAAACTAATCCATTAATTCGTGAATTGTATTTTGGAAGTAATATGGAAAAAATGCTTAGAAAACTACCTCCTGAAGTGCTTGAGAAACATTTCAATAATGATGCCACTTCATTATTATCTTTGATTGAAAAATGGAAAAATGAAGGGATCATTGTTGAAGTAAATCCTCAAATTATTGCGGGAATACTTCGTTCCTTATTCGTACTTACGCTTCATCAAAAAGAAATTGGTGTAGAGGTCTATCAGGAAACAATGGATCTATTTATTGACCTTACTGTAGATGGTCTTATTAAAGAGGAGTGA